One segment of Mycobacterium spongiae DNA contains the following:
- a CDS encoding class I SAM-dependent methyltransferase produces the protein MTRSRRDRSLSFGSAAAAYERGRPSYPPEAIDWLLPAGARDVLDLGAGTGKLTTRLVERGLDVVAVDPIAEMLEVLCTSLPKTRALLGTAEEIPLEDNSVDAVLVAQAWHWVDPARAIPEVARVLRPGGRLGLVWNTRDERLGWVRELGDIIGRDGDPVRDKVTLPQPFADMARHQVEWTNYLTPQALIDLVASRTYCINSPAEVRTKTLDQVRQLLATHPALANSAGLALPYVTVCVRATLA, from the coding sequence GTGACTCGCTCCCGGCGGGACCGGTCCCTGTCGTTTGGGTCCGCGGCGGCCGCCTACGAACGGGGCCGCCCGTCGTACCCACCGGAAGCGATCGACTGGCTGCTGCCCGCGGGCGCGCGCGATGTGCTCGACCTGGGGGCGGGTACGGGCAAGCTGACCACCAGGCTGGTCGAGCGTGGCCTGGACGTGGTGGCGGTTGACCCGATCGCCGAAATGCTGGAGGTGTTGTGCACCTCGCTGCCGAAGACGCGTGCGCTGCTCGGTACCGCGGAAGAAATTCCGTTGGAGGACAACAGCGTTGATGCAGTGCTGGTCGCGCAGGCGTGGCATTGGGTCGATCCCGCTCGCGCAATTCCCGAGGTGGCCCGCGTGCTGCGACCGGGTGGGCGGCTCGGCCTGGTGTGGAACACCCGCGACGAACGGCTCGGCTGGGTGCGCGAGCTGGGTGACATCATTGGCCGCGACGGCGATCCGGTCCGCGACAAGGTGACACTGCCACAACCGTTTGCCGACATGGCCCGCCATCAGGTCGAGTGGACGAATTACCTGACGCCGCAGGCACTGATCGACCTGGTTGCTTCTCGGACCTACTGCATCAACTCGCCGGCCGAGGTCCGCACCAAGACACTCGACCAGGTACGCCAGCTGCTGGCGACCCATCCCGCGCTGGCCAACTCGGCAGGTCTGGCGCTCCCTTACGTCACGGTGTGTGTGCGAGCGACACTGGCCTGA
- the metX gene encoding homoserine O-acetyltransferase MetX: protein MTISDVPAQTLPAEGEVGMVDIGPLRLESGAVIDDVCIAVQRWGELSPARDNVVVVLHALTGDSHITGPAGPGHPTAGWWDGVAGPGAPIDTNRWCAVATNVLGGCRGSTGPSSLARDGKPWGSRFPRTTVRDQVTADIAALGALGITEVAAVVGGSMGGARALEWAVGYPDRVRAALLLAVGARATADQVGTQTTQIAAIKVDPNWQGGDYHETGRTPSGGLTIARRFAHLTYRGEVELDTRFANNNQGFENPAAGGRYAVQSYLEHQGDKLLSRFDAGTYVTLTEALNSHDVGRGRGGVAAALRGCPVPVVVGGITSDRLYPLRLQEELAELLPGCTGLHVVESIYGHDGFLLESEAVGDLIRKTLELADGQGAGPR, encoded by the coding sequence GTGACGATCTCCGACGTGCCTGCCCAGACGTTGCCCGCCGAGGGCGAGGTCGGCATGGTCGACATCGGCCCGCTGCGGCTGGAGAGCGGCGCCGTGATCGACGATGTCTGCATCGCGGTGCAGCGATGGGGCGAATTGTCGCCAGCACGGGACAACGTCGTGGTGGTACTGCACGCCCTGACCGGCGACTCGCACATCACCGGCCCCGCCGGACCTGGGCACCCCACCGCAGGCTGGTGGGATGGGGTCGCTGGGCCGGGTGCGCCGATCGACACCAACCGCTGGTGCGCAGTGGCCACCAACGTGCTGGGCGGTTGCCGTGGCTCCACCGGACCCAGCTCGCTGGCGCGCGATGGAAAGCCCTGGGGCTCGCGATTCCCGAGGACAACGGTGCGTGATCAGGTGACGGCCGATATCGCGGCGCTGGGTGCGCTCGGCATCACCGAGGTCGCCGCCGTCGTTGGCGGCTCGATGGGCGGCGCTCGAGCCCTGGAGTGGGCCGTGGGATATCCGGACCGGGTCCGGGCTGCATTACTGCTGGCGGTGGGCGCGCGTGCGACTGCCGACCAGGTCGGCACCCAGACCACCCAAATCGCGGCCATCAAGGTCGACCCCAACTGGCAAGGCGGCGACTACCACGAGACGGGACGCACGCCGAGTGGCGGTCTGACGATCGCCCGCCGCTTCGCGCACCTGACCTACCGCGGCGAGGTCGAACTCGACACCCGGTTCGCCAACAACAATCAAGGCTTCGAGAACCCGGCGGCCGGCGGCCGCTACGCGGTGCAGAGCTACCTGGAGCATCAGGGCGACAAGCTGTTGTCTCGCTTTGATGCCGGCACCTACGTCACCCTGACCGAGGCACTGAATAGTCACGATGTCGGCCGCGGCCGCGGCGGGGTCGCCGCGGCGCTGCGCGGGTGCCCGGTTCCGGTGGTGGTCGGTGGTATCACATCCGACCGGCTCTACCCGCTGCGCTTGCAGGAGGAGCTTGCCGAGCTGCTGCCGGGCTGCACGGGGCTACATGTTGTGGAGTCCATCTACGGGCACGACGGCTTCCTCTTGGAATCCGAGGCCGTCGGCGACCTGATCCGCAAGACCCTCGAATTGGCCGACGGCCAAGGCGCGGGTCCGCGGTGA
- a CDS encoding bifunctional o-acetylhomoserine/o-acetylserine sulfhydrylase has protein sequence MSADSSSTEADPTASWSFETKQIHAGQQPDPTTNARALPIYQTTSYTFDDTAHAAALFGLEVPGNIYTRIGNPTTDVVEQRIAALEGGVAALFLSSGQAAETFAILNVAGAGDHIVSSPRLYGGTYNLFHYSLAKIGIEVGFVDDPDDPDSWQAAVRPNTKAFFAETISNPQIDVLDTPFVAEVAHRNGVPLIVDNTIATPYLIRPFAQGADIVVHSATKYLGGHGAAIAGVIVDGGTFDWTQGRFPGFTTPDPSYHGVVYAELGPPAYALKARVQLLRDYGSAASPFNAFLVAQGLETLSLRVERHVANAQRVAEHLQAHDGVLSVNYAGLPSSPWHERAKKLAPKGTGAVLSFELAGGIEAGKAFVNALKLHSHVANIGDVRSLVIHPASTTHAQLSPTEQLATGVSPGLVRLAVGIEGIDDILADLELGFAAAQKFSGDPQSVAAF, from the coding sequence ATGAGCGCCGATAGCAGCAGCACAGAAGCCGATCCGACCGCGTCTTGGTCGTTCGAAACCAAACAGATTCACGCTGGCCAGCAGCCTGACCCGACCACCAACGCCCGGGCGCTGCCGATCTACCAGACCACGTCGTACACCTTCGACGACACCGCGCACGCTGCCGCGCTCTTCGGGCTGGAGGTTCCCGGCAACATCTACACCCGGATCGGCAATCCGACCACCGATGTGGTCGAACAGCGCATCGCCGCGCTCGAGGGCGGGGTGGCGGCGCTGTTCCTGTCCTCGGGGCAGGCTGCGGAGACGTTCGCGATCCTGAACGTCGCGGGTGCTGGAGATCACATCGTGTCTAGCCCGCGGCTCTACGGCGGCACCTACAACCTGTTTCACTATTCGCTGGCGAAGATCGGCATCGAAGTCGGCTTCGTCGACGATCCCGACGACCCGGACTCATGGCAGGCCGCGGTGCGCCCGAACACCAAAGCGTTCTTCGCTGAAACCATCTCCAACCCGCAAATCGACGTGCTGGATACGCCGTTCGTTGCCGAGGTCGCCCACCGCAACGGGGTACCGCTGATCGTCGACAACACCATTGCCACGCCGTACTTGATCCGGCCCTTCGCCCAGGGCGCCGACATCGTCGTGCACTCGGCCACCAAGTACTTGGGTGGCCACGGCGCGGCGATCGCCGGCGTGATCGTCGACGGCGGCACCTTCGACTGGACACAGGGCCGCTTTCCCGGGTTCACCACCCCCGACCCCAGCTACCACGGAGTCGTCTATGCGGAGCTGGGGCCGCCGGCGTACGCGCTCAAGGCGCGGGTGCAACTGCTGCGTGACTACGGGTCGGCGGCGTCACCGTTCAACGCGTTTCTGGTGGCCCAGGGTCTGGAAACGCTGAGCCTGCGGGTGGAGCGGCACGTCGCGAACGCGCAGCGGGTCGCCGAGCACCTGCAAGCCCACGACGGGGTGCTATCGGTCAACTATGCGGGGCTGCCCAGTTCCCCGTGGCATGAGCGAGCAAAGAAGCTGGCGCCCAAGGGAACCGGAGCCGTCCTCTCGTTCGAGCTGGCCGGCGGCATCGAGGCCGGAAAGGCGTTCGTCAACGCGCTGAAGCTGCACAGCCATGTCGCCAACATTGGTGACGTTCGCTCGCTGGTGATTCATCCCGCATCGACGACCCATGCCCAGCTGAGCCCCACCGAACAGCTAGCGACTGGCGTGAGCCCGGGCCTGGTGCGGTTGGCCGTCGGTATCGAGGGGATCGATGACATCCTGGCCGACCTCGAGCTCGGTTTTGCCGCGGCCCAGAAATTCAGCGGCGATCCGCAGTCGGTGGCGGCATTCTGA
- a CDS encoding NADP-dependent isocitrate dehydrogenase: MSSEPKIKVKGPVVELDGDEMTRVIWKLIKDMLILPHLDIQLDYYDLGIEHRDATNDQVTIDAAYAIKKHGVGVKCATITPDEARVQEFNLKKMWLSPNGTIRNILGGTIFREPIVISNVPRLVPGWTKPIVIGRHAFGDQYRATNFKVDQPGTVTLTFRPADGSEPIVHEMVSIPEDGGVVMGMYNFKESIRDFARASFSYGLNAKWPVYLSTKNTILKAYDGMFKDEFQRIYDEEFKDKFEAHGLTYEHRLIDDMVAACLKWEGGYVWACKNYDGDVQSDTVAQGYGSLGLMTSVLMTADGRTVEAEAAHGTVTRHYRQYQAGKPTSTNPIASIFAWTRGLQHRGKLDNTPEVIKFAEQLEEVVIATVESGKMTKDLAILIGPEQNWLLSEEFLAAIADNLERALS; this comes from the coding sequence ATGTCCAGCGAACCCAAGATCAAGGTCAAAGGTCCGGTAGTAGAGCTCGATGGCGACGAGATGACCCGGGTCATCTGGAAGCTCATCAAGGACATGCTCATCCTGCCGCATCTCGATATCCAACTGGACTACTACGACTTGGGCATTGAGCACCGCGACGCGACGAACGACCAGGTGACCATTGATGCCGCCTATGCGATCAAGAAACACGGCGTGGGCGTTAAATGCGCGACCATCACTCCCGACGAAGCTCGAGTGCAGGAATTCAACCTGAAGAAGATGTGGCTGTCTCCCAACGGGACGATCCGAAACATCCTGGGCGGCACGATTTTCCGTGAACCGATCGTGATTTCGAACGTCCCGCGGCTGGTTCCGGGCTGGACCAAGCCGATCGTCATCGGCCGCCACGCATTCGGTGATCAGTACCGAGCGACGAATTTCAAGGTCGACCAGCCAGGCACCGTCACACTGACTTTCAGGCCCGCCGACGGCAGCGAGCCGATCGTGCACGAGATGGTGTCCATCCCCGAGGATGGCGGTGTCGTAATGGGGATGTACAACTTCAAGGAATCCATTCGAGACTTCGCGCGGGCGTCATTCTCCTACGGCCTCAACGCAAAATGGCCCGTCTACCTGTCCACCAAGAACACCATCCTCAAGGCCTATGACGGCATGTTCAAAGACGAGTTCCAGCGCATCTACGACGAAGAGTTCAAGGACAAATTCGAGGCGCACGGACTCACCTACGAGCATCGCCTGATCGATGACATGGTGGCCGCGTGCCTCAAGTGGGAAGGTGGCTACGTGTGGGCGTGCAAGAACTATGACGGCGACGTGCAGTCGGACACCGTCGCGCAGGGCTACGGTTCGCTGGGCCTGATGACGTCGGTGTTGATGACGGCCGACGGCCGGACCGTCGAGGCCGAAGCCGCCCACGGCACCGTCACCCGCCATTACCGGCAGTATCAGGCCGGCAAACCGACGTCGACGAACCCGATCGCGTCCATCTTTGCCTGGACCCGCGGGCTGCAACATCGCGGCAAACTGGACAACACACCCGAGGTCATCAAGTTCGCTGAGCAACTGGAAGAGGTCGTTATCGCCACTGTCGAGAGCGGCAAGATGACCAAGGATCTTGCCATCCTGATCGGTCCGGAGCAGAACTGGTTACTCAGCGAAGAATTCCTCGCGGCGATCGCCGACAACCTCGAACGGGCACTCAGCTAG
- a CDS encoding alpha/beta fold hydrolase yields MTMSRPPIHLGSGEPVLLLHPFLMSQTVWDVVAQQLADTGRYEVFAPTLAGHNGGPRAGTWFLSSAVLADHVERQMDDLGWDTAHIVGNSLGGWVAFELERRGRARSVTGIAPAGGWTRWSPAKFEVITKFVMGMPLLGLAWLFGPRVLRLRLPFTRRLASYAISASPDGVTDDQLVGIVDDVAHCPAYFQLLVKAALLHGLRELAENAVPAHLVICGKDRIVPSPRFSKHFTRNLPDDHRITVLDDVGHVPMFEAPGRITDLITGFIEECCPHIRASDYSEPPAS; encoded by the coding sequence ATGACGATGAGCCGCCCGCCAATCCATCTGGGCTCAGGAGAACCGGTCCTGCTGCTGCACCCGTTCCTGATGTCGCAGACAGTGTGGGACGTGGTGGCCCAGCAGTTGGCCGATACCGGCCGCTACGAGGTTTTCGCCCCGACATTGGCCGGGCACAACGGTGGGCCGCGTGCCGGCACGTGGTTTCTGTCGTCGGCGGTGTTGGCCGACCACGTCGAGCGTCAAATGGACGACCTCGGCTGGGATACGGCGCACATCGTCGGCAACTCCCTGGGCGGCTGGGTCGCATTCGAACTCGAACGACGCGGACGGGCACGCAGTGTGACCGGCATCGCGCCGGCCGGCGGGTGGACGCGCTGGAGCCCGGCCAAATTCGAGGTGATCACCAAGTTCGTCATGGGTATGCCACTGTTGGGGCTCGCGTGGTTGTTCGGGCCGCGGGTGTTGCGCCTGCGCCTGCCATTCACCCGCCGGTTAGCCAGCTACGCCATCAGCGCATCGCCAGACGGGGTGACCGACGACCAGCTGGTCGGCATCGTCGACGATGTCGCGCACTGCCCCGCCTACTTCCAGCTGCTCGTCAAGGCGGCGCTGCTGCACGGCCTGCGGGAACTCGCCGAGAACGCGGTCCCGGCGCATCTGGTGATCTGCGGCAAAGATCGGATTGTCCCCTCGCCGAGGTTCAGCAAGCATTTCACCCGCAATCTTCCCGACGACCACCGGATCACCGTGCTCGACGACGTGGGCCACGTTCCGATGTTCGAGGCGCCGGGCCGCATCACCGATCTGATCACCGGCTTCATCGAAGAGTGCTGCCCGCATATCCGGGCCTCCGACTACTCGGAACCACCAGCTAGCTGA
- the trpS gene encoding tryptophan--tRNA ligase, whose amino-acid sequence MSTATGSRRIFSGVQPTSDSLHLGNALGAVAQWVTLQDDHDAYFCVVDLHAITIPQDPDALRRRTLITAAQYLALGIDPARATVFVQSHVPAHTQLAWALGCFTGFGQASRMTQFKDKSTRQGSDATTVGLFTYPVLQAADVLAYDTELVPVGEDQRQHLELARDIAQRFNSRFPDTLVVPDVLIPKVTAKIYDLGDPTSKMSKSASTDAGLINLLDDPALSAKKIRSAVTDSERDIRYDPAAKPGVSNLLGIQSAVTGVEMDSLVAGYAGRGYGDLKKDTAEAVVDFVGPIKARVDELMGDLTELENTLATGAQHAEDVAGKTVQRVYDRLGFLPRLR is encoded by the coding sequence ATGAGCACCGCTACCGGATCCCGCCGGATATTCTCCGGCGTGCAGCCCACTTCTGATTCGCTTCATCTCGGCAACGCGCTGGGCGCCGTCGCCCAGTGGGTCACGCTGCAGGACGACCACGACGCGTATTTCTGCGTGGTGGACCTGCACGCGATCACCATCCCGCAAGACCCCGACGCGTTACGGCGTCGGACACTGATCACCGCCGCGCAATATCTGGCGCTGGGCATCGATCCCGCGCGGGCCACCGTCTTCGTGCAAAGCCACGTACCCGCCCACACCCAACTCGCCTGGGCACTGGGCTGTTTCACCGGCTTTGGCCAGGCGTCGCGGATGACTCAGTTCAAAGACAAGTCGACCCGTCAGGGCAGCGACGCAACCACCGTGGGCTTGTTTACCTATCCGGTGTTGCAAGCCGCTGATGTGTTGGCCTACGACACCGAGCTGGTGCCTGTCGGTGAGGACCAGCGACAGCACCTGGAGCTGGCCCGCGACATCGCACAACGGTTCAACAGCCGGTTCCCGGACACATTGGTGGTGCCCGATGTGCTCATTCCCAAGGTGACCGCCAAGATCTACGACCTGGGTGACCCGACGTCGAAGATGAGCAAGTCGGCGTCGACGGATGCCGGGCTGATCAATCTGCTCGACGATCCTGCGTTGTCCGCCAAGAAGATTCGCTCGGCGGTGACCGACAGTGAACGTGATATTCGCTACGACCCGGCTGCCAAACCGGGGGTGTCGAACCTGCTGGGCATCCAGTCGGCGGTCACCGGAGTTGAGATGGACTCCCTCGTTGCGGGATACGCCGGGCGCGGCTACGGCGACCTCAAGAAGGACACCGCCGAGGCCGTTGTCGACTTCGTCGGCCCCATCAAAGCTCGGGTCGACGAATTGATGGGTGATCTCACCGAGTTGGAGAACACGCTGGCCACCGGGGCACAACACGCCGAGGATGTCGCCGGCAAAACGGTTCAGCGTGTCTATGACCGGCTGGGTTTTCTTCCGCGGCTCCGGTAA
- the yhjD gene encoding inner membrane protein YhjD, whose product MTEPAKPPVLDRVRARYAWFDHVMRAYQRFNDHNGSFLAAGMTYYTIFAIFPLLMVGFAVVGFALSRQPRLITAIDDRIRESVSGELGQQLVDLANSAIAARASVGLIGLATATWAGLSWMSHLRKALGAMWDQPSGSAGFVRNKLSDLGAMLGMFAVVLATIGLTALGHATPTVLRWLHIPQFSGFDGILRGVSVLVSVLVSWVLFTWLIGRLPRSPVSLVASMRAGLMAAIGFELFKQLGSIYLRIVLRSPAGVAFGPVLGLMVFGFITAFLILFATAWAATASEDPRAQRVEPPGPAMIRPRIQVDEGLSTRQTLTAVAVGAVGALTFSRLARSRRHQR is encoded by the coding sequence ATGACCGAGCCAGCCAAGCCGCCGGTCCTCGATCGGGTGCGTGCCCGCTACGCGTGGTTCGACCACGTCATGCGTGCCTACCAGCGCTTCAACGACCACAACGGCAGCTTCTTGGCAGCGGGCATGACCTACTACACGATCTTCGCGATATTTCCCCTGTTGATGGTCGGCTTCGCGGTGGTGGGGTTCGCGTTGTCCCGCCAGCCGCGGCTGATCACGGCGATCGACGACCGGATCAGGGAGTCGGTGTCCGGCGAACTGGGGCAGCAGCTCGTCGACCTGGCGAATTCGGCGATCGCAGCGCGCGCTTCCGTCGGCCTCATCGGTTTGGCCACCGCGACCTGGGCGGGCCTGAGCTGGATGTCACACCTGCGGAAAGCGCTCGGAGCGATGTGGGACCAACCGAGTGGTTCAGCGGGTTTCGTGCGGAACAAGTTATCCGACCTGGGAGCCATGCTGGGGATGTTCGCAGTGGTCCTGGCTACCATCGGACTCACTGCGCTCGGCCATGCCACGCCGACCGTTCTGAGATGGCTTCACATACCACAGTTTTCGGGGTTCGACGGAATACTGCGTGGTGTTTCGGTTCTGGTGTCGGTGTTGGTGTCGTGGGTGTTGTTCACCTGGCTGATCGGCCGGCTGCCACGGTCGCCGGTGAGTCTGGTCGCCTCGATGAGGGCGGGTTTGATGGCCGCTATCGGATTTGAGCTGTTCAAGCAGCTAGGGTCGATTTATCTGCGGATCGTCTTGCGTAGTCCCGCGGGCGTCGCGTTCGGTCCCGTCTTGGGCTTGATGGTCTTCGGATTCATCACCGCGTTTCTGATCTTGTTCGCCACCGCGTGGGCCGCGACGGCGTCCGAGGATCCCCGTGCCCAAAGAGTCGAGCCCCCGGGGCCGGCGATGATCAGGCCGCGGATACAGGTGGACGAGGGCCTGAGTACGCGCCAGACGCTGACCGCGGTGGCCGTCGGAGCCGTTGGTGCGCTGACGTTTTCGCGTCTAGCCCGCTCTCGTCGGCACCAGCGTTAG
- a CDS encoding HNH endonuclease signature motif containing protein has product MLSSRREEIVEVFDALDADLDCACELSFDGLTTPERLTLLERLETVRRRLPAIEHGLINQIAEQAGETELGGTLARTLADRLHITRGEAGRRVAEATELGERRALTGQPLPPLLTETARLQCDGRIGGGHVRIIRDFLRRLPVSVDVETRDHAEAHLAELATQFRPDEVAKLAQRLMDYLHPDGDYTDDDRARRRGLTLGKQDVDGMSKLTGWLTPQTRAAVEAVLAKLATPGMCNPDDQTPVIDGPAGDEAIKRDTRGSAQRNHDGLNAALHALLASGELGQHNGLPAAIVVSTTLKDLESGVGRALTGGGTLLPMSDVIRLARHAHHYLAIFDEGKAIGLYHTKRLASPGQRIVLYAKDRGCTRPGCDVPGYQCEVHHLTPYATCRTTDVNDLAFACGKDHSLVEKGWTTRKRANGDTEWIPPPHLDRGQPRTNGYHHPEKLLSDREDGGP; this is encoded by the coding sequence ATGCTTTCGAGTAGGCGTGAGGAGATCGTCGAGGTCTTTGACGCGCTCGATGCTGACCTGGATTGCGCATGCGAGTTGTCGTTTGATGGGCTTACCACTCCAGAGCGGTTGACGTTGCTGGAACGCTTGGAGACCGTGCGCCGCCGGCTGCCCGCAATCGAGCATGGGTTGATCAATCAGATCGCTGAGCAGGCCGGCGAGACCGAGCTCGGCGGCACCCTAGCCAGAACATTGGCCGATCGGCTGCACATCACCCGCGGCGAGGCCGGTCGGCGGGTGGCTGAGGCCACTGAGCTCGGCGAGCGGCGGGCACTGACTGGACAACCCCTGCCTCCGCTGCTGACCGAGACCGCCCGCCTCCAGTGCGACGGACGTATCGGCGGCGGTCATGTTCGGATCATCCGCGACTTCTTACGCCGGCTGCCCGTCAGCGTCGATGTTGAGACTCGGGATCACGCCGAGGCCCACCTGGCTGAGTTGGCCACCCAGTTTCGCCCCGACGAAGTAGCCAAGCTGGCCCAGCGGTTGATGGATTACCTGCACCCCGATGGCGACTACACCGATGATGACCGTGCCCGCCGACGCGGGCTCACGCTAGGCAAACAAGACGTCGACGGCATGTCGAAGTTGACCGGCTGGCTGACGCCGCAGACCCGCGCCGCTGTCGAGGCGGTCCTGGCCAAACTGGCCACACCTGGGATGTGTAATCCTGACGACCAAACGCCAGTAATCGACGGTCCGGCCGGTGACGAGGCGATCAAGCGTGACACCCGCGGCAGTGCCCAGCGCAACCATGACGGCCTCAATGCCGCGTTGCACGCGCTATTGGCCAGCGGAGAACTAGGTCAGCACAATGGGCTACCCGCGGCCATCGTCGTGTCCACGACGTTGAAGGACCTGGAATCCGGTGTGGGTAGGGCGCTTACCGGTGGGGGCACCCTGCTACCGATGTCGGATGTGATCCGGCTGGCCCGTCATGCTCATCATTACTTGGCGATCTTTGACGAGGGCAAGGCGATCGGGTTGTATCACACGAAGCGGCTGGCATCGCCCGGACAGCGAATAGTGTTGTACGCCAAAGACCGTGGTTGCACTCGTCCGGGATGTGACGTGCCCGGCTACCAATGCGAAGTCCACCATCTCACTCCTTATGCGACCTGCCGCACCACCGACGTCAACGACCTAGCCTTCGCTTGCGGCAAGGACCACTCGTTGGTCGAAAAGGGCTGGACCACAAGAAAGCGCGCCAACGGTGATACGGAGTGGATACCACCGCCGCACCTGGATCGTGGGCAACCCCGCACCAACGGGTACCACCATCCGGAGAAGCTACTTTCAGACCGCGAAGACGGCGGACCATAG
- the nagA gene encoding N-acetylglucosamine-6-phosphate deacetylase has protein sequence MTLIRAGAVAIDGQIRRPGWVQTAGRRIVACGVGTPPQHAGAGIGDCLDLGNSLVVPGFVDMHVHGGGGASFAAGDAAEAARVAAFHLRHGTTTMLASLVTAAPAELVSAVSVLAEAIGLSRLDTVAGIHLEGPWLAAARCGAHDRSQLRVPDLAEIDAVLAAAGGTIRMVTLAPELAGSDAAIGRFLDAGAVVAVGHTDATYEQTKTAIARGATVATHLFNAMPPLHHREPGPALALLQDSRVTVELIADGVHLHPAVVHAVIGAVGADRVAVVTDATTAAGCGDGAFQLGSVHFDVESGVARVRGTPTVAGSLATMDQLFRAVAARGPERDAALAAAVQMTSTNPARALGLDRVGQLATGYDANLVVLEPDLQVTAVMANGDWRAPAGG, from the coding sequence ATGACCCTGATCCGCGCGGGTGCGGTCGCGATCGACGGTCAGATCCGCCGACCGGGCTGGGTGCAGACCGCGGGGCGGCGGATTGTCGCGTGCGGCGTCGGGACGCCGCCTCAGCACGCCGGTGCCGGTATTGGGGATTGCCTCGATCTCGGGAATTCCCTTGTGGTTCCCGGTTTCGTCGACATGCATGTGCACGGCGGCGGCGGCGCATCGTTTGCCGCGGGGGACGCCGCGGAAGCCGCGCGGGTGGCCGCATTCCATCTGCGACACGGCACCACGACGATGCTGGCCAGTCTAGTGACCGCCGCACCCGCAGAACTGGTCTCGGCCGTGAGCGTGCTTGCCGAGGCCATCGGACTGAGCCGGCTGGACACCGTGGCAGGCATCCATCTGGAGGGTCCCTGGCTCGCCGCGGCACGGTGCGGGGCGCACGACCGCTCGCAGCTGCGCGTCCCGGACCTCGCCGAAATCGACGCTGTGCTTGCCGCTGCGGGCGGCACCATCAGAATGGTCACGCTGGCGCCCGAGCTGGCCGGGAGCGACGCCGCGATCGGTCGATTTCTGGACGCGGGAGCTGTTGTGGCAGTGGGTCACACGGATGCGACCTATGAGCAGACCAAGACAGCCATCGCCAGGGGCGCCACCGTTGCCACCCACTTGTTCAACGCGATGCCACCGCTGCACCATCGCGAGCCCGGACCCGCTCTCGCGCTGCTCCAGGACTCGCGGGTGACCGTAGAACTCATCGCGGACGGCGTGCACCTCCACCCCGCGGTGGTGCACGCAGTGATCGGGGCCGTCGGTGCCGATCGGGTGGCCGTGGTCACCGACGCCACCACCGCGGCGGGATGCGGCGACGGTGCGTTTCAACTCGGTTCGGTGCACTTCGACGTCGAGTCCGGTGTGGCGCGGGTGCGGGGGACGCCGACGGTCGCCGGCAGCCTCGCCACCATGGATCAGCTCTTCCGGGCCGTGGCCGCACGGGGACCGGAGCGCGATGCGGCGTTGGCCGCAGCGGTGCAGATGACGTCGACGAACCCGGCCCGGGCGCTCGGTCTCGACCGAGTGGGCCAGCTGGCGACCGGCTACGATGCCAATCTTGTTGTTTTGGAACCGGATTTGCAGGTGACGGCGGTGATGGCCAACGGCGATTGGCGGGCACCGGCCGGCGGCTAG